The following nucleotide sequence is from Synechococcus sp. CBW1004.
GCACCAGCGCCTCGGCCAGGCCCATCAGCAGACCGCCGGCGATGGCGCCGGGCACGCTGCCGAGCCCGCCGAGCACCAGCACCGCCAGGCCCTTGAGGCCGTAGCTGATGCCGAAGTAGGGGCCGGTGAGGCTGACGCTGAGGCCCACCAGGCCGCCACCCAGGCCTGCGAGCACACCGCTCAACGCGAAAGCCAGCCGCACCATCGCGTCGCTGTCGATGCCCAGGAGCCGGGCCGTGGTGAAGTCCTCGGCGACGGCCCGCAGCGCCTTGCCGCCCCGGCTGCGCTCCAGCCAGAGGCTGAGCAGCAGAACCGCCCCGGCACAGATGGCCAGCAGCAGCAGCTGGATCGTGCGGATGCGGGCACCACCGAGCATGACCATGTCGGGCAGACCGGCCAGCGCCCCCGCACCGTCGGGGAAGGCATAGCCCTCGGCGCCCATCAGGATCTGGAGCAGGTTCACCAGCACCACGCCGGCTCCCAGGCTGGTGATCAGCGACTGCAGCGGTTCGGCACCGCGGCGCCGCAGCGGCGCGAAGGCCACACGCTCCACCAGCAGCGAGGCCAGGGCCGTGAGCAGCGCCGCCAGCAGCAGGGCCAGCCCGAAGGGCAGGGCCACCGGCAGACCGAGGCCGGGCCAGGCGCCGTTGACGCCGATGCGGCCGCCCATCAGCAGATAGGTGGCGTAACCACCCAGGCTGAACAGGGCGCCCTGGGCGAAGTTGATCACGCCCAGCACCGAGAAGACCAGCGTGTAACCCAGAGCCACCAGGGCATAGACACCCCCGCTGGCAACGCCGTTGAGCAGGGTCTGCAGGAGTGACTCCATCATCCGCCGCCCTCCTCGAGCGAGCGCTCACGCACCAACGTGAACTTGCCATCCCGGCCGCCGGGGCCCATGCGCACCTCCGCGACGAAGAAGCGCCCCTGGATCACCTCCCCCTCCGGGCTGAACCGGATCGGACCCAGCGGCGTGTCGTAGCGGCCGGACAGCAGTTCGGTCATCAGCCGCCGGCGCGCCTCCGCCAGGCTGACACCCTGCAGACCGCCGCCGCGCTGCAGGCGCTGGATCGCCTCGAACAGCACCTGATACGCCGTCCAGGCCTGGGCCGTCAGCTGGGACGGCGGCGCCTCCCCCTTGCTGCGGCGATGCAGGGCGAGGAAAGCGCGGTTGATCGGCGTGTCGAGATCGGGGCTGTAGGCCTGGGCGATGAGGATGCCGTCGCACCAGCGCTGACAGATCGGATAGATGTTGGGCGTGTTGAGACCGTTGCCGACCACGATCTGGCCGCGATAGCCGAGTTCGCGCAGCTGGCGGATCAGGTTGCCGCCATCCACCGCCTGCGCCGAGATCACCACCAGCTGAGGGCGCAGCGGCAGCACCGCGGTGATGGCACTCTGGAAATCGTTCTGACCCAGCTGGGTGCGCTGCACGCTCACCGGCCTGAGGCCCTTCGCCGTCAGGGCCTTCTGGAAGATCGCCACCTCGGCGGTGCTGTAGGCGTCGTCCTGGGCATAGAAGACCGCCACCCGGCTGAGCCCCGGATCGCGCTGCAGGGCCTCCTCGATCGACAGGGGGGCGATCACCGAGCTCTGGGCGGAGACGCGGCTGATGAAGTGGCCGATCTGGGGAATCCCCTTCGCGGTGTTGGAGGGGGCCACCACCGGCACCCCACGCCGCTGGGCGATCGGATCGGCGGCGAAGGCCTGCTGCGAGAGGGTGGGGCCGATCAGCGCCACCACGCCCCGCCGGAGCATCAGGTTGAAGGCGGCGATCGCGCTCTGCTCGTCGGAGGCGCCGTCCTCCAGGCTCAGCAGCACGGGGCGGGGGAAGGCGGCTGGATCGCGCCGGGCCCGGTCGGCGGCCCAGCGCTCGGCCAGGCCGATGCCGAGCCTCTGGTCCTGGCCGTAGAGGTTGGCGTTGCCGGTGAGGGCGATCACCGCCCCGAGGGTGAGAGCACCGCCTGCGGCGGCAGGGGGCGGCAATGGCTGCGCGGCTGGATCAGCGCGGCGGCCCAGCAGGGCGATGCCTCCGACAGCCGCGGCCAGCAGGGCGGCCAGGCGCAGGGCACCGCGCTGGCGACGATCCAGTGGGGTCGCGTCAGAGGGCACCGCCCGGACCGGATCAGGCGATGGAGGCGAAGGCGTCCCAGAAGGCCGCGATCGTGGCGTCGATGTCGGCGTCGCTGTGGGCCAGCGAAGTGAAGCCGGCCTCAAACGAACTCGGCGCCAGATAGACACCCCGCTCGAGCATCGCGCGGTGCAGCCTGCCGAAACGGGCACTGTCGGTGGCCTTGGCCTCCTCGAAGTTGCGCACCGGCCCTTCGCACAGGAAGAAACCGAACATGGCACTGATGTGGCCGCCGCAATAGGGCAGACCGGCTGCGCGGGCCGCGGCTTCGATGCCCTGGCTGAGGCGGGCGGTGATCGCTTCGAGCCGCTCATAGCTGCCGGGCTGCCGGAGCAGCTCCAGCGTCTTGATGCCGGCGGTCATCGCCAGCGGGTTGCCGCTGAGAGTGCCGGCCTGGTACATCGGCCCAGCCGGTGCCACCATCGCCATGATGTCGGCGCGGCCGCCGTAGGCCCCCACCGGCAGACCGCCGCCGATCACCTTGCCCATGGTGGTGAGATCGGGGGTGATGCCGAACTTGGCCTGTGCGCCGCCGTAGCTGATCCGGAAGCCGGTCATCACCTCGTCGAACACCAGCAGGGCGCCATGCTCACGGGTGATCTCGCGCAGCCCCTCGAGGAAGCCGGGCTCGGGGGTGATGAAGCCGGCATTGCCGACCACCGGCTCGAGGATCACACCGGCGATCTCACCGGCATTGGCAGCGAACAGCTGCTTGACCGCCTCCAGATCGTTGTAGGGAGCGGTGAGGGTGGAGGCGGTGGTGGCCTTCGGCACCCCGGGCGAGTCGGGCAGGCCGAGGGTGGCCACACCCGAACCGGCCTTCACCAGGAACATGTCGGCGTGGCCGTGGTAGCAGCCCTCGAACTTGATCACCTTCTCGCGGCCGGTGAAGGCGCGGATCAGGCGCAGCACCGCCATGCAGGCCTCGGTGCCGCTGTTGACGAAGCGCACCATCTCCACCGACGGCACCGCCTCGATCACCATCTCCGCCAGCTGGTTCTCCAGCAGGCAGGGGGCACCGAAGCTGGTGCCCTTCTCCAGGGCGGCCTGCAGGGCACCGATCACCTCGGGGTGCGCATGGCCGCAGATGGCCGGCCCCCAGCTGCCGACATAGTCGATGTAGCGGTTGCCGTCGACGTCCCAGGCGTAGGCGCCCTTGACATGGTCAAAGATGATCGGCTGACCGCCGACGGATTTGAAGGCGCGCACAGGAGAGCTGACGCCACCGGGCATCAGCTTCTGGGCTGCGGCGAAGATCTCCTCGGAACGGGCGGTGTTGAGGACAGGTGCCGAGACAGGCGCTGTGGGAGAAGCCGACAAGACGGGATCCGCGGACGGGAGCTGGGAAGCGACCAACATCTTGACCCAGCGGGGCGCGGATGTGCCTGCCAGGTCAACTTTCGTCTGAGGAGGCCATTGCCCCCGGCCGATCCCGGGTGCCCGCCCCGAACCGTCGCCGTCAGGGCGACCTGCATCCCGGAAGCAAGGCCTGGGGTGGTGCGGCCGCTCCGGCAGCAGCGGAACGGCCCAGGCATCGGGCACAGCCGGCTGCGGTCGAGACCGCCCCCGTCCCGGGCCCGCCCTCCCGCCTGATGAGCGCGACACCGTGAGTAGGTTCATGCCGGTCGTGTCCGATGCCAGTACCGCCGCGTGACGCCCGCACCGAGCCCGACAGCCGGCCCTGGAGCCAGCCTCAGGGGGCCCTCCCCGACCGCCCACGACTGGGCGGCCCCCGACTGGACAGCCCTCGAGCGGCGCTGCCGCGAGCTGCTGCCCGCCCGTGCCGTGGTCAGTGCCCGCCAGGAGCTGCTCAGCTACGACTGCGACGGCCTCACCCTGCACCGCTACCAGCCACCGCTGGTGGTGCTGCCGGAAACCACCGAGCAGGTGGCGGCCGTGGTGCGCCTGTGTCATGAGCGCGGCATCCCGTTCGTGGCGCGCGGCAGCGGCACCGGCCTCTCCGGCGGCGCCCTGGCCGAGACACCCGCCCTGGTGATCGCCACCAGCCGCATGCGGGCGATCCTCAACCTCGATCTGGCCAACCGGCGTGTCACCGTGCAGCCGGGCGTGATCAACAGCTGGGTGAGCCGGGCGGTGGCCTCCGATGGCTTTTATTACGCCCCTGATCCCTCCAGCCAGGTGGCCTGCAGCATCGGCGGCAACGTTGCCGAGAACTCGGGCGGTGTGCACTGCCTCAAGTACGGCGTCACCAGCAACCACGTGCTCGGCCTTGAGGTGGTGCTGCCGGACGGCACCGTCACCACCCTGGGCGGGGAGCTGCCGGAGATGCCCGAACTTGACCTGCGCGGCGTGTTCATCGGCAGCGAGGGCACCCTGGGAATCACCACCGCCGTCACCCTGCGGCTGCTGCGCACGCCCGACAGCGTCGCGGTGCTGCTGGCCGATTTCACCTCGATGGAGGCTGCTGGCGAAGCGGTGCGGCTGGTGACCGAAGCGGCGGTGCAGCCGGCCGGGATGGAGATGATGGATCGCCTCTGCATCGAGGCGCTCAACGATTATTTCGGCACCGAGGAATACCCGGGCGATGCGGCGGCGGTGCTGCTGATCGAGCTCGACGGCATCGCCAGCGAGGTGGCCGAGGCGGTGACCCTGGCCAGCAGCCTCTGCCGCAGGGCCGGCGCCCGCACGATCCGCGAAGCGCGCGACCCGGAGGAACGGGCGCTGCTGTGGAAGGGCCGCAAGTCGGCGATCTCGGCCCTGGGCCGCCGCTTCCCCAGCTACTACCTGCAGGACGGCGTGGTGCCCCGGGGGGTGCTGCCGCGGGTGCTGGCGGAGATCGAGGCGCTGAGCGCCCGCCACGGGCTGCCGGTGGCGAACGTCTTCCACGCCGGCGACGGCAACCTGCATCCGCTGATCCTTTACCGCAGCAGCGAACCGGGGATCGGCGCACGGGTCGAGGCCCTCGGCGCCGAGATCATGGAGCTGTGCCTGGAGGTCGGCGGCAGCATCACGGGCGAGCACGGCGTCGGCATCGACAAGCGCTGCTACATGGACTGGATGTACAGCCCAGGCGATCTGGAGACGATGCAGTGGGTGCGCGATGCCCTCAACCCCCGCGGCCTGGCCAACCCCGGCAAGCTGTTTCCCACTCCCTCCGGCTGCGCCGAATCAGCCCGGCGGCAGCAACGCGATCCGGAACTGGCGGGTCTGGAGGTGTTCTGAGCGGCCTGCAGGCCGGCAACGGGTACTGGGGCCCCGGCCGCCAGCCAGGCTGGAAACCGGGGAGCGGCACCCTCTGGCCTGCTGTTTCTGCTCCAGCGGCAATGCACCGCAGCCCTGATGCGCCGATCGCGCCAGAGCCTCCCCGGCGAGGCGCGCCGTGATGGCGGATCCGTCGCGACTGGCGTCGGTGGCGGCCGCCGGGCTGGTGGCCGGCGCCGTCAATGCCCTCGCCGGCGGCGGCTCACTGATCAGCTTCCCGGCGCTGATCGCCGCCGGCCTGCCGCCGCTGCTGGCCAACGTCACCAACACCGTGGCCCTGGCCCCGGGCTATCTGGGCGGCGCCCTGGCCCAGCACCGGCAGCTGCGGGGACAGGGGGCGAGGCTGGCGCTGCTGTTGCCCTGCGCCGCCCTCGGCGGGCTGACGGGGGCCGGGCTTCTTCTGGTCAGCGATCCGCACCTGTTCGAGCGGCTGGTGCCCTGGCTGCTGCTCAGCGGCTCCCTGCTGCTGGCGCTGCAGCAACCGCTGGGGGCCTGGATCCGGCGTCAGGGCAGTGGCGAGTCGCCGGTTGGGGCCCTGGCAGCGCCCGCGGTGTTCGGCGCCGCCATCTACGGGGGGTATTTCGGCGCGGGGCTGAGCGTGATCGTGCTGGCGGCGCTGGCGCTGACCCTGCCGGACAACCTGACGCGCCTGAACGGTCTCAAGCAGGCGATCGCGCTGGTCTGCAATCTCCTGGCCGCCCTGCTGTTCGCCCTGCAGGCGCCGCTGGCCTGGACGGAGGTGGCAGTGATGGCATTCACCTCGCTGGCGGGTGGTGTGCTGGGCGGCCGACTGGCGGAGCGGCTCGATCCCGCCCGGCTGCGGGGCGTGGTGGTGGTGATCGGCCTGGTGATGGCAGTGGTGTATTTCCGGCGCTGAAGGCCGGCGGCGGACGGGCACAGCCCGAGCTGGGTGCCCCCAGGCAGCGGCTGACACCACGACCGTCGCGCAGGAAGGCGCAGGGCCGGGTGCGAGAGGGCTCGCAGCCTGGTCCGAAGATGCCCCCGTCAGGGAGCTCGTTCGTCATGCCGGCTCAGGTCAGAAGGGTCTGCAGCAGGGCGCGCAGCAATCCCAGAGCGACGGCCAGGCCGATCACCCGCAGCACGCTCCAGTGCCAGCGCAGCAGCAGCGCCAGCCCGAGCAGCAGCACCGTCAGAGCCACCCCGCTGGGCCAGGGCCCCTGACCGGCGGGCCAGAGCACGGGCCCGCTGAACAGCAGCGCCAGGCTGGCGATCACCCCCACCACCGCCGCGGTGATCGCGCGAAGCGGACCGTCCAGGCGCAGATCACCGCGGCTCGCCTCCACCAGCGGCGCCCCGGCGAGGATGAACAGGAACGAGGGCAGGAAGGTGAACCAGATGACCACCAGCGCCGCTGCGACTGCCAGCGACAGGGAGCCGGCCTGATTCCAGCCGCCCAGGAAGCCGACGAAGGCCACCACCATGATCAGCGGCCCTGGCGTGGTCTCGCCCAGGGCCAGCGCATCGACCATCTGGGGAGCGCTGAGCCAGTCGAAGCGCTGCACCGCCCCCTCCGCCACGTACGGCAGCACCGCATAGGCGCCACCGAAGCTCACCAGGGCCACCCGCGTGAAGAAGCGGGCCATCGTCGGCAGGATGCCGCCCCAGCCCTGCAGCAGGGTGAGCGCGAGCAGCGGCAGCATCAGGGCCATACCGCCGATGAGCAGGGTGCTCGCCAGAGCGCGACGACGGAAGCGGACATGGGGCGGGGAAGGGGTCCGATCCCCGTGGAGGGCCGCTGGAGCGGCGCGGTCTGACGCCGTTGGCCACTTGGAGCGCATCGCTCCACCGGCCTTGGGGGAGGCGGGATCTTGCCCGGATGGAGGGGAAGGGGTGGGCTCTGAACCTGATGGAGGCGACGAGAAGGTCTGGAGACCGGTTCTGGAGCCTGGAGAGAGTCCGGCGGGGACCCCGGTCTCCTGGACGGGATCCAGTGCATCGGGGACGCGCGATGAGGCCACCGGGACTGTCGTTCCTGCACCGGGCGCTTCAGTGGCGGCAGGGCTGTTCACCAGGGCGGAGCGGAATCTCGCGGCGAGGGCCCCGGCGAAGGCCACCAGCACGACCAGCAGGGGATAGGGCAGCAGCCGCAGGCTCTGGCTGGCGAAGGCCGCCGCCGCGATCGCCATCAGGAACGGGGTGTGCAGGGTGCGCCGGCCCAGGCGCCAGGCCGCCTGCAGCACGATCGCCAGCACGGTCGGCTGCAGCACCGCGAACAGGGCGCTCAGCAGGGGCAGGTGGCCCCACAGCGCATAGGCGCTGGCCAGGGCCAGCAGCATCAGGATCGCCGGCAGCAGGAACAGCCCACCGGCGATCAGGCCACCGGCCGTGCCATGCATCAGCCAGCCCAGGTAGGTGGCCAGCTGGGTGGCCTCCGGCCCCGGCAGCAGCATGCAGTAGTTGAGGGCGTGCAGGAAGCGCCGCTCCGAGAGCCAGCGGCGGCGCTCCACCAGCTCCTCATGCAATAGGGCGATCTGACCGGCCGGTCCGCCGAAGCTCACCAGCCCCAGCCGCAGCCAGAAGCGGGAGGCTTCAGCCAGGGAGACGGCCGCAGGGGTGGTGGGCGGTGAGGTCATCAAGCGGTTCAGCGGTTCAGGCTCCAGCGGCACCCGTCCGGGAGGAGGGAGGCGTGCGTCGACGCTGCCTGCGATGCATCACGGGCCGATGCCGTGACAGTGGAAGGAGGTCAATTCCGGGAAGACGGCTCCAGGCCAACTGCAGCGAGGCCAGCGTGACGGGGCATCAGCCCTGCCGCAGGTTGTCTGGACCACACCGATCGCCGCTGGCGGCCCCCAGCTGATCCTCGCCGGCCTCTGTGCCCGAAAGGCGCGGGACGAGCCTGGCCTCCCGGTGGCGCCGGGGAACAGTGGCGTAGGAGAACAGCGGAACGGGGACTGCGACAATCCCCACACGTCGAGCGGGGAATGGTTTGGCTCTCAGCGCGAAGGTTCGCTACGGGATCGTCGCGCTGATCGAGCTGGCCGCCATTCACGCGCAGGGGGGCGTGCTGCAGGTGGGCGAGATCGCCCAGCGCCAGAGCATCCCCGACCGCTACCTCGAGCAGATGCTCACCACTCTCCGGCGCGCACGCATCCTGCGCAGCATCCGCGGACCGAAAGGTGGCTTTCAACTGGCACGACCTCCGGCGGAGGTCCCCCTCCTGGAGGTGGTGGCGGCCCTGGAGGGGGAGAGTCCGGCGCGGGATCTGACGGCGCGGACCACGCCTGAATTCGAGGTGCTCACGACGCTGGAGGATCAGCTCGAGCGTGCCAGGACCGCCCTTCTTGCGGGCACCACGCTGCAGGACCTGCTCGAGGAGCGCGACCAGCGGCTGCAGGCCCAGGTGATGTACTTCATCTGATGTCTTCCCCCAGCCCGCGATCGACCGGGGGAGAGGCGACGTCCCTGACGGCCGGGTGCAGCCGCCTGAGCGTGCGCGCCGCTGCCTACTGGCGGTAGTGGGGATCGCTCCAGCAGCGGGGCAACTCCTCACCCGACGGGAAGCGCAGTTCCGCCTTGGAGAAATGGTGCGGATCCTGGAGCTCCTCACCGCCGTGGATGCGGCCCGCCACCACGGTGGAGAAGGGATCGGCCAGCTGTCGCAGATCGAGGATCTCCACCAGGGAGGGGGAGGCCTCAGGGCCGGCGCTGTCGCCGTGCTGATGCAGGGTCAGGAACATGGCATCGGGCCGCCGTGTGGGCAAGCCGTGACAGTCCTCTCAACGCTAGGCCGTTTCCCTGGAGAGCAATCCTGAGGATGATGATCTGCAGCAGGCTGACCGCATTCCGAGCGCCATGTCCCACCACCAGATCCTGATCGTCGGCGGCGGCGCCGCGGGACTCACAGCCGCCAGCCAGCTCAAGCGGGCCCGGCCCCAGCTGGAGATCGCCCTGCTGGAGCCCTCCGAGCACCACGACTACCAGCCCGGCTGGACCCTGGTGGGCGCCGGTGTGTTCTATCTCGACGAAACGCGCCGGCCGGAGGCCTCGCTGATCCCCGAGGGGGTGCACTGGATCCGTGAGGGAGCGGCCGGCTTCGATCCCGCCAGCAACAGTGTCACCACCACCGGCGGCCAGACGCTCCGCTACGACGTGCTGATCGTTGCCACCGGCCTGCGGCTGCGCTGGGAGGCGATCAAAGGGCTGCCCGAAGCACTGGGCAAGGGAGGGGTCTGCAGCAACTACTCACGCGAGCACGTCGACTACACCTGGCAGTGCATCCGCGACTTCCAGGGCGGCAACGCGATCTTCACCTGCCCGCCGATGCCGATCAAGTGCCCGGGGGCGCCGCAGAAGATCGCCTATCTCGCCGATGACGTGTTCAGGCGTGATCCGGCGGTGGCCGCCAACAGCAAGGTGATCTACGCCACCGCCACCCCCGGCATCTTCGGTGTGCCCACCTATGCCGCACCGCTGCGGGAGGTGGTGAAGCGCAAGGGCCTCGACGCTCTGTACGGGCACGTGCTCACTGAGGTCCGCCCCGAGACGCAGGAAGCGGTGTTTCGCGTCACACCGGCAAGCCCCAGTCGTGATGAGGGTGAGGAGCCGATCGAGACGGTGATCCCCTACGCCATGCTGCATGTCACGCCGCCGATGTCGGCTCCGCAGGTCGTCGCGGAGAGCCCATTGGCAGCGGAGGGAGCACCGGGGGGCTTCGTGGAGGTGGATCAATACAGCCTGCAGCACAAGCGTTTCGCCAACGTGTTCGCCATCGGCGATGTGGCCGGCATGCCCAACTCCAAGACGGCTGCAGCCGTGCGCGGCCAGGCGCCGGTGCTGGTGGCGAATCTGCTGTCACTGCTGGATGGTCAGCCGCTGGAATCGCGCTACGACGGCTACAGCTGCTGCCCGCTGATCACGGGCTACGGCAAGGTGATCATGGCCGAGTTCAACTATGAGCAGCAGCCCGCACCCTCCTTCCCGCTCGATCCCACCCGGGAGCGCTGGAGCATGTGGCTGGTGAAGAAGAATGTGCTGCCCTGGCTCTACTGGAACCGCATGCTGCGCGGCTTTCAGCATGAGCGCCGCTTCATGCCCGGGGTTCAGGCCAAGGCCTGAGGGTCTGGGCTGCGGGCCAGGGGAAAACCTGGCTGCACGGGCGCCGCGGTGCCAGTGTCGTTGACCCGCACGACGGAGCAGCGTCTGTGAGACAGGCCCCGGACCACTCCCTGTCGGAAACCGCAGCACGTGCGGGGCGTGGGGGATCCGCCAGCCATGCGGCCGTGACGGCGGCCGGCCTCACTCCCGCCCGCTTTCGCCTGGGACTGCTGCTGCTGTGGCTGGCCGCCCTGGTCCTGCTGCTCACCGGCCTCAACGGGCCGCCCCTGCGCGACTGGGACGAAGGCATCGTCGCCCGCGTGGCGCTGGAGCTCAGCCGGCAGCCCTGGCCCGAGCGCCTCTGGCCCACCTACTGGGGCGAGCCCTATCTCAACAAGCCACCGGGGCTGCACCTGTCGGTGGCCGCCGCGATCGACGTCTGGCGCGCCCTCTCCGGATCAGCGGCCACCGCCCTACCGCCGGCCTGGCTGTTGCGCCTGGTGCCGGCCCTGATCTCCGCGTTGCTGGTGCCGCTGCTGGTGCTGCTGCAGGGACGGCTGCGGCCCGGCGATCGGCTCACGGCGCTGCTGACGGGCGCCATCGCCCTGACGCTGCTGCCGCTGCTGCGCCACGGCCATCTGTTGATGCTCGACGGCTGCCAGCTGGTGGCGATGGTGCTGCTCTGGTGGGCGGTGGTGGGGGTTGGCGGACAGCTCGCCCTCGAACCGCGACAGGCTGATACAAACAACCGGCCGCAGGGCCTGAGGCGTGAGCGACCGCAGGATCAGACCGTCCGCCTTGACGGCAGCCGGCCCGAGCCACTGGCCAATGAGCGAAAGAACGACCTGATCCATGGCCTGCTGGCGGGACTGGCGACCAGCGCCCTGCTGCTGCTCAAGGCCCCGGTGGCCTTTCCGATGCTGGCCGGCACCCTGCTGCTGCGTCTGCTGGAGCGGGACCTGGACCGCCGCCGGTGGATCCTGATGGCTCTCGGGGTGGCGCTCGGTCTGCTGCCGGGTCTCGCCTGGCATGGCGGCCACCTGCTCGTGCGCGGCGAAGACGCGTTGCAGATGTGGCTGGGCCAGGGCTTCGCCCGCGTCGGCACAGCCCTCGAGGGCAATAGCGGCGGGCCGCTGACGGCTGTGCTGGAGGTGCTGGAGGGGGGCTGGCCCTGGCTGCCGCTGTGGCCGTTCGGCATGGCTCTGGCCTGGCGGCAGCGGTGCACGCGGGCGGGTCTGTGGTGCCTGGGGCTGACGCTGTTGACGGCCGCCCTGGTGCTGCCGCTGCGCACCCAGCTGCCCTGGTACAGCCTGCTGCTCTGGCCGCCGTTCGCGCTGGTTTGTGCGCCGGCGCTGGCCTGGCTGGTGCGCCGGGACCGCCAGGGGGGGCGGCCCCCGGGGGCGGGGGTGCTGGCCCGCATACCGCGGTTCTGGACCCTGCTGGGGGCCCTGATTGTGCTGGCGGGGCTGGTTGGCACCCTGCTCCCCCTGATGCCCGGGGCCGATGGGGCGACCGGCGGGATCCCTCCGCTGCGCTCACTGGCCCCCGCGGCCCTGGCCCTGGGGACGGGCCTGCTGATGGGCGGCCTGCAGCTCAGCGCGACAGCCCCCGCAAGACGTCGCAGCGGTCTGGTGCTGATGCTGCTCGGCGATGTCCTGGCTCTGGCGCTGCTGTTCGCCTCACCGTTGTGGCTGTGGGAGCTGAACGAAAACTGGTCCGTCGTCGACGGCCTTGCCCTGCTCGAGGAGGCCGGCGCCGGTCGCGATGGCGGCGAACTGCGGCTGTGGCGCCAGGGGGAGCGTCCCAGCCTGAACTGGTACGTCGGGCAGCGGGTCCGCCCCGAGGACAACGTCAACCTTCCGCCCGGACAGAGCGTGTGGCTGCTGGGGCTGGAGCCAGCCGAGGCGCCAGGCCTGCGCTGCAACACACTGGGCCGGCGAGGTGAGCTGCGGCTCGAGCGCTGCCAGGCCGAGCCCTGAGGGGCGGCCGATGAAGCGGCCTGGGGAAGCTCTGATCAAGACCGGGAATTGAGCGCAAGCGTGTCTCATTCTCGTCAATGAGACACAAGTGGGGTATTTTGTCCTTGGCTACTCGCCAGGTGCTCCAATCCAGGGCCTGACTGGCTTATTTCTCGTGAGTTCCCCGATCATTTTTGGCTGCTCACCCTCAAGATGGCACACTTATTCTGTCATTTACGCTGTAGAAGGACAACGTTCGCGCACCATCCAGAGATTGGCGAGGGCAAACAGCATCGTCAGCTTGAGGTTGTTCTTGCGGATGCCTCGGTAGAAGACCTTCCGAAATCCAAACTGGCACTTGATGATCCGAAATGGATGCTCCACCTTTGCCCTGACATGTGCTTTCGCCGCCTCCATCAGATCCAGCAGTCTTCCCTCTGGGGTGTCCGCTAGAACTCGGCGCTGTCCGGGCTTCATGGCGATGCGCATCTCTGCTTCGCAGTCCTTGAACGCCTCACGCTTTTCGATGCCGATGTGGCCAGAGTCGCCGTAGATCACGCGTTCCTCGCCATGGACGCGATCGGGTGCCGTGTTCAGCTCATGGACGTTGGCAGCCGTGCTCACCACGGAATGGACCAGACCCGAGGCTGCATCCACACCGATGTGGCACCGCATCCCAAAGAACCACTGGTTGCCTTTGGCCACCGAGTGCATTTCAGGATCCCGCTCGCCCGTCTTGTTCTTGGTTGAACTGGGAGCGTTGATGATTGTGGCATCGAGGATCGTACCCTCCTTAAGCATCACGCCCTTCTCCCGCAGGCTCTGGTTCACCGTCTCCAGGATCTGCTCTGCTATCCGATTCTCTT
It contains:
- a CDS encoding branched-chain amino acid ABC transporter permease; protein product: MMESLLQTLLNGVASGGVYALVALGYTLVFSVLGVINFAQGALFSLGGYATYLLMGGRIGVNGAWPGLGLPVALPFGLALLLAALLTALASLLVERVAFAPLRRRGAEPLQSLITSLGAGVVLVNLLQILMGAEGYAFPDGAGALAGLPDMVMLGGARIRTIQLLLLAICAGAVLLLSLWLERSRGGKALRAVAEDFTTARLLGIDSDAMVRLAFALSGVLAGLGGGLVGLSVSLTGPYFGISYGLKGLAVLVLGGLGSVPGAIAGGLLMGLAEALVPADASGWRDALAFAILFGVLLLRPGGLLGRVQVDKV
- a CDS encoding ABC transporter substrate-binding protein gives rise to the protein MPSDATPLDRRQRGALRLAALLAAAVGGIALLGRRADPAAQPLPPPAAAGGALTLGAVIALTGNANLYGQDQRLGIGLAERWAADRARRDPAAFPRPVLLSLEDGASDEQSAIAAFNLMLRRGVVALIGPTLSQQAFAADPIAQRRGVPVVAPSNTAKGIPQIGHFISRVSAQSSVIAPLSIEEALQRDPGLSRVAVFYAQDDAYSTAEVAIFQKALTAKGLRPVSVQRTQLGQNDFQSAITAVLPLRPQLVVISAQAVDGGNLIRQLRELGYRGQIVVGNGLNTPNIYPICQRWCDGILIAQAYSPDLDTPINRAFLALHRRSKGEAPPSQLTAQAWTAYQVLFEAIQRLQRGGGLQGVSLAEARRRLMTELLSGRYDTPLGPIRFSPEGEVIQGRFFVAEVRMGPGGRDGKFTLVRERSLEEGGG
- the hemL gene encoding glutamate-1-semialdehyde 2,1-aminomutase translates to MPGGVSSPVRAFKSVGGQPIIFDHVKGAYAWDVDGNRYIDYVGSWGPAICGHAHPEVIGALQAALEKGTSFGAPCLLENQLAEMVIEAVPSVEMVRFVNSGTEACMAVLRLIRAFTGREKVIKFEGCYHGHADMFLVKAGSGVATLGLPDSPGVPKATTASTLTAPYNDLEAVKQLFAANAGEIAGVILEPVVGNAGFITPEPGFLEGLREITREHGALLVFDEVMTGFRISYGGAQAKFGITPDLTTMGKVIGGGLPVGAYGGRADIMAMVAPAGPMYQAGTLSGNPLAMTAGIKTLELLRQPGSYERLEAITARLSQGIEAAARAAGLPYCGGHISAMFGFFLCEGPVRNFEEAKATDSARFGRLHRAMLERGVYLAPSSFEAGFTSLAHSDADIDATIAAFWDAFASIA
- a CDS encoding FAD-linked oxidase C-terminal domain-containing protein, whose translation is MVSARQELLSYDCDGLTLHRYQPPLVVLPETTEQVAAVVRLCHERGIPFVARGSGTGLSGGALAETPALVIATSRMRAILNLDLANRRVTVQPGVINSWVSRAVASDGFYYAPDPSSQVACSIGGNVAENSGGVHCLKYGVTSNHVLGLEVVLPDGTVTTLGGELPEMPELDLRGVFIGSEGTLGITTAVTLRLLRTPDSVAVLLADFTSMEAAGEAVRLVTEAAVQPAGMEMMDRLCIEALNDYFGTEEYPGDAAAVLLIELDGIASEVAEAVTLASSLCRRAGARTIREARDPEERALLWKGRKSAISALGRRFPSYYLQDGVVPRGVLPRVLAEIEALSARHGLPVANVFHAGDGNLHPLILYRSSEPGIGARVEALGAEIMELCLEVGGSITGEHGVGIDKRCYMDWMYSPGDLETMQWVRDALNPRGLANPGKLFPTPSGCAESARRQQRDPELAGLEVF
- a CDS encoding sulfite exporter TauE/SafE family protein; translation: MADPSRLASVAAAGLVAGAVNALAGGGSLISFPALIAAGLPPLLANVTNTVALAPGYLGGALAQHRQLRGQGARLALLLPCAALGGLTGAGLLLVSDPHLFERLVPWLLLSGSLLLALQQPLGAWIRRQGSGESPVGALAAPAVFGAAIYGGYFGAGLSVIVLAALALTLPDNLTRLNGLKQAIALVCNLLAALLFALQAPLAWTEVAVMAFTSLAGGVLGGRLAERLDPARLRGVVVVIGLVMAVVYFRR
- a CDS encoding chromate transporter, encoding MTSPPTTPAAVSLAEASRFWLRLGLVSFGGPAGQIALLHEELVERRRWLSERRFLHALNYCMLLPGPEATQLATYLGWLMHGTAGGLIAGGLFLLPAILMLLALASAYALWGHLPLLSALFAVLQPTVLAIVLQAAWRLGRRTLHTPFLMAIAAAAFASQSLRLLPYPLLVVLVAFAGALAARFRSALVNSPAATEAPGAGTTVPVASSRVPDALDPVQETGVPAGLSPGSRTGLQTFSSPPSGSEPTPSPPSGQDPASPKAGGAMRSKWPTASDRAAPAALHGDRTPSPPHVRFRRRALASTLLIGGMALMLPLLALTLLQGWGGILPTMARFFTRVALVSFGGAYAVLPYVAEGAVQRFDWLSAPQMVDALALGETTPGPLIMVVAFVGFLGGWNQAGSLSLAVAAALVVIWFTFLPSFLFILAGAPLVEASRGDLRLDGPLRAITAAVVGVIASLALLFSGPVLWPAGQGPWPSGVALTVLLLGLALLLRWHWSVLRVIGLAVALGLLRALLQTLLT